In Phacochoerus africanus isolate WHEZ1 chromosome 1, ROS_Pafr_v1, whole genome shotgun sequence, the following are encoded in one genomic region:
- the LOC125110698 gene encoding proline-rich protein 23B-like, translating to MTQSWASTLQSLSPTQHSNLSPLLFLEVFMSAPNALMALGERPRNACSRNELLPTIPSYQLGTRTEFSFLIRAVEPGGPGPAKRRRPGEPSGPESESESESESEASPRLHQEAEPAACAAAAALPSVVGLAAGCALYLALGDVDLLLEPEPTAARQVSVGDRLLVLVPEALLGSGAEGAWGPGLPPGAFLSAPGEALALGEGFFCVAVPEVVIQAEAQEVEDAAAQFQARRLPCMKRLAGDVCDVSDDDLVDAEDEDPQGFNPEPWPHAVHPSPQRRSPHHHSKLDLHLLAPLRDVSEDDHEAPLQCLPASPCPGPQGRPPRPQGPLRKARRRLILD from the exons ATGACGCAGAGCTGGGCCTCTACTTTGCAGAGCCTTTCCCCGACTCAGCACTCCAACCTctccccccttctctttctcGAGGTCTTCATGAGCGCCCCCAACGCCCTTATGGCCCTCGGCGAAAGGCCCAGAAATGCCTGTTCCAGGAATGAACTTCTTCCCACAATTCCTAGCTACCAGCTGGGGACCCGGACGGAGTTCTCTTTTCTGATAAGGGCTGTGG AGCCCGGAGGACCCGGCCCTGCCAAGCGGCGCCGACCCGGCGAGCCCTCGGGACCCGAGTCCGAGTCCGAGTCCGAGTCCGAGTCCGAGGCGTCGCCGCGGCTGCACCAAGAAGCGGAGCCCGCGGCCTGCGCCGCCGCGGCCGCGCTCCCCTCCGTGGTGGGCCTGGCGGCCGGCTGTGCCCTGTACCTGGCCCTGGGCGACGTCGACCTGCTGCTGGAGCCCGAGCCCACGGCCGCGCGGCAAGTGTCTGTCGGCGATCGCCTCCTGGTGCTGGTCCCCGAGGCCCTCCTGGGCTCGGGCGCTGAAGGCGCCTGGGGCCCAGGCCTGCCACCGGGCGCTTTCCTGAGCGCCCCGGgggaggccctggccctgggggagggattCTTCTGCGTGGCTGTCCCAGAGGTCGTCATCCAAGCAGAGGCCCAGGAGGTGGAGGACGCGGCCGCCCAGTTCCAGGCCAGGCGCCTGCCCTGCATGAAGCGTCTGGCTGG CGATGTCTGCGATGTCTCCGACGACGACCTCGTGGACGCCGAGGATGAGGACCCACAGGGCTTCAACCCGGAGCCCTGGCCCCACGCTGTCCACCCTAGTCCCCAGAGGCGCTCTCCTCACCACCACTCCAAGCTGGACTTGCACCTTCTGGCCCCCTTGCGTGATGTCTCTGAGGACGACCACGAGGCACCGCTCCAGTGTCTCCCCGCATCTCCTTGTCCAGGTCCCCAGGGGCGCCCCCCACGCCCTCAGGGTCCTCTGCGCAAGGCCAGGAGACGCCTGATCCTGGACTGA